The proteins below come from a single Streptomyces sp. M92 genomic window:
- a CDS encoding protein kinase domain-containing protein: MDTLQADDPRELGPYRLLRRLGAGGMGRVYLARSPGGRTVAVKVVRPDLAADGDFRARFRHEVEIARAVSGRFTAPVVDADPDAPLPWLATSYVLGPDLTDVVAAHGALPERTVRALAAGLGAALQDIHAAGLIHRDLKPSNVLLAADGPRLIDFGIARAVDGSRMTQTGVVVGSPGYMSPEQATGKDVGTAGDVFSLGSVLAFAATGRGVFGDGTASHASLLYQIVHGEADLTGVPPSLLGLIRACLMKDPARRPAPAEIVTALAGQGIDAALHDWLPSAVASTIATHAAGILDLEAPDAPANVPPAQAAPAFGPAPTMPVGTPPAGTAPLGTPPGGTPPAGYGTPPGGTSAPSPGYGAPLPGTVRVGAGGAPAPDRSRRRALGLAFGAAAAVAVAGVGGGWLFASGDGVSDDATDAPGKGGSAEPADETFTTPPAGVAPQPLWHKSAKEDSTSPRVPLLTHAGLLLVSGDPLVAYDVRTGKARWTKAGICRPGARLLFHGGKVFLADGDYEGALVAYDVKTGEEAWRSRLGKQLSVEDTIAIDGKNVYVTATDHGQSKSATKYRTAVAAVSHTTGKTAWVQHRDWGTKDYDVQGTASGKYLVYADSNLNLTVRDTATGGQVWTKKIGDEWSWQPTVANGLVFLPGDELKAVDVEKGRTVWTLDPAGRRGFDNPTVFDGVLYVSDHDDGVWAVNVKTGKRTWLCDELDVDGPESFLRAGSTVYGATGSVDGGIVALETKTGKLRWTYTDSKTVGEPWQITLAGNRLLATHGHEIYALPAV, translated from the coding sequence ATGGACACACTGCAAGCGGACGATCCGAGGGAGTTGGGCCCCTACCGCCTCCTGCGCAGACTGGGCGCCGGTGGCATGGGACGCGTCTACCTCGCCCGGTCGCCCGGCGGCCGTACGGTCGCCGTGAAGGTGGTCCGCCCCGACCTCGCGGCGGACGGCGACTTCCGGGCCCGCTTCCGGCACGAGGTCGAGATCGCGAGAGCGGTCTCCGGCCGGTTCACCGCGCCCGTCGTGGACGCCGACCCGGACGCGCCCCTGCCGTGGCTGGCGACGTCGTACGTCCTCGGTCCCGACCTGACGGACGTGGTCGCGGCCCACGGAGCGCTGCCGGAGCGCACGGTCCGCGCGCTGGCCGCCGGACTCGGCGCCGCCCTCCAGGACATCCACGCGGCGGGCCTGATCCACCGCGACCTCAAGCCGTCCAACGTCCTGCTGGCGGCCGACGGACCGCGCCTCATCGACTTCGGCATCGCGCGCGCCGTGGACGGCAGCCGGATGACCCAGACCGGCGTGGTGGTCGGCTCTCCCGGTTACATGTCGCCGGAGCAGGCGACGGGCAAGGACGTCGGCACGGCGGGCGACGTGTTCTCGCTGGGTTCCGTGCTCGCGTTCGCGGCGACCGGGCGCGGCGTCTTCGGTGACGGCACGGCCTCGCACGCCTCGCTGCTCTACCAGATCGTGCACGGCGAGGCCGACCTGACGGGCGTACCCCCGTCCCTGCTGGGGCTGATCCGTGCCTGCCTCATGAAGGACCCGGCGCGGCGTCCGGCGCCCGCGGAGATCGTGACCGCGCTGGCCGGGCAGGGCATCGACGCCGCCCTGCACGACTGGCTGCCTTCGGCGGTGGCCTCGACGATCGCGACCCATGCCGCGGGGATCCTGGACCTGGAGGCACCCGACGCACCCGCGAACGTCCCGCCGGCGCAGGCGGCGCCCGCGTTCGGTCCGGCGCCGACCATGCCGGTCGGGACACCGCCGGCCGGTACGGCGCCGCTCGGGACACCGCCCGGCGGTACGCCACCGGCCGGATACGGCACGCCGCCCGGCGGCACGTCGGCACCGTCACCCGGCTACGGCGCCCCCCTTCCCGGCACGGTGCGGGTCGGCGCGGGCGGGGCGCCGGCGCCGGACCGCTCCCGGCGGCGGGCGCTCGGCCTGGCGTTCGGCGCCGCGGCGGCCGTCGCGGTGGCCGGAGTCGGCGGCGGGTGGCTGTTCGCCTCCGGGGACGGCGTCTCCGACGACGCGACGGACGCTCCCGGCAAGGGCGGTTCGGCCGAGCCCGCGGACGAGACCTTTACGACCCCGCCCGCCGGAGTGGCCCCGCAGCCGCTGTGGCACAAGTCGGCGAAGGAGGACAGCACCAGCCCGCGCGTACCGCTCCTCACCCACGCGGGACTGCTCCTGGTCAGCGGCGACCCGCTCGTGGCCTACGACGTCAGGACCGGCAAGGCCCGCTGGACCAAGGCGGGTATCTGCCGGCCCGGAGCCAGGCTCCTCTTCCACGGCGGCAAGGTCTTCCTCGCCGACGGCGACTACGAGGGCGCCCTGGTCGCCTACGACGTCAAGACCGGAGAGGAGGCCTGGCGCAGCCGCCTCGGCAAGCAGCTGTCCGTCGAGGACACGATCGCCATCGACGGCAAGAACGTCTACGTCACGGCGACCGACCACGGCCAGTCGAAGAGCGCCACCAAGTACCGCACGGCCGTCGCGGCCGTCAGCCACACCACGGGGAAGACGGCGTGGGTCCAGCACCGTGACTGGGGCACGAAGGACTACGACGTCCAGGGCACCGCCTCCGGCAAGTACCTGGTCTACGCCGACTCGAACCTCAACCTCACCGTCCGGGACACCGCCACCGGCGGCCAGGTGTGGACCAAGAAGATCGGCGACGAGTGGTCCTGGCAGCCCACGGTCGCGAACGGCCTCGTCTTCCTCCCGGGCGACGAACTCAAGGCCGTCGACGTGGAGAAGGGCCGCACCGTCTGGACGCTCGACCCGGCCGGCCGCCGAGGCTTCGACAACCCCACGGTCTTCGACGGCGTGCTCTACGTCAGCGACCACGACGACGGCGTGTGGGCGGTGAACGTCAAGACCGGCAAGCGGACCTGGCTCTGCGACGAACTGGACGTCGACGGCCCGGAGTCGTTCCTCCGCGCGGGCTCGACAGTGTACGGCGCCACCGGCTCCGTCGACGGCGGCATCGTCGCCCTGGAGACGAAAACGGGCAAGCTCCGCTGGACGTACACCGACAGCAAGACGGTGGGCGAGCCGTGGCAGATCACCCTCGCCGGCAACCGGCTGCTGGCGACGCACGGCCACGAGATCTACGCGCTGCCGGCGGTGTAG
- a CDS encoding WXG100 family type VII secretion target, translating into MAKDADLTYAEMEKKANDLIKAMGDMEDMLKAIEKGVEELVANGFTTQKASGAYDESIKDFTKGAAKTVKGLEGLSKFLTNAKKAYEDLDEQLAKSAKG; encoded by the coding sequence ATGGCCAAGGACGCAGACCTTACTTATGCCGAGATGGAGAAGAAGGCCAACGACCTCATCAAGGCGATGGGCGACATGGAAGACATGTTGAAGGCCATCGAGAAGGGCGTCGAGGAACTCGTCGCCAACGGCTTCACCACGCAGAAGGCCTCCGGCGCCTACGACGAGTCCATCAAGGACTTCACCAAGGGCGCGGCCAAGACCGTGAAGGGCCTGGAGGGCCTGTCCAAGTTCCTCACGAACGCGAAGAAGGCGTACGAGGACCTGGACGAGCAGCTGGCGAAGAGCGCCAAGGGCTGA
- a CDS encoding winged helix-turn-helix domain-containing protein, translating to MTRESGQSPIDPNKIAYVYMQMADHIAERISAGELRPGARLPGERDLAAEYGVAHLTARRATRELRERGLVVTLPAKGTFVAYPEGTNESPVPEQGDAEQ from the coding sequence ATGACACGGGAATCAGGGCAGTCGCCGATTGACCCGAACAAGATCGCCTACGTGTACATGCAGATGGCTGATCACATCGCAGAGCGGATTTCGGCAGGGGAACTGCGACCGGGTGCTCGGTTGCCCGGCGAGCGTGACCTTGCTGCGGAGTACGGAGTCGCACATCTCACCGCTCGTCGCGCCACTCGCGAACTCCGAGAGCGGGGGCTCGTCGTCACGCTCCCCGCCAAAGGCACCTTCGTCGCGTATCCCGAGGGCACCAATGAGTCGCCGGTGCCTGAGCAGGGCGACGCCGAGCAGTAG
- a CDS encoding putative T7SS-secreted protein — MAVGSSKYPNLGFDPAPGDLETVRLMVSAIGRVNRESGTAQTQLGKIGKSDGIWAGKAAEVFTESVDKIPPYLKRALDSVGSAHRALSNWETSLDAFQARARKLEEEAAAAARKVSSAKGDLDGASDDTSQMTDKEKEEYEKDKKGKERAYDAANDELEAVRGRASALNVEYISAADATARTVKEAADDAPPEPGWFDDLVDGFTEFLTDAWNVLSDPNFWKLVGDILADIAMVIGVVCLVALMLGTGVGALGLIGFIVGVGALAAHSAAMIGGAEGVTWETLAWDALGVVAGGASLAGAKLAQAGRALVQSGRSLRASQGLMATLGRIGPGAWGNIAKIPSGMAGSLRGFARAGQGWVHVATGKALDVVGTVTGAGFAIGSNTNDGRWLDGDWNISDIPVVGPGAGFAAYEAPDSEPNTMAPGPLGPRFDTATTLTSAGESFTKGLQPSNFGTAA, encoded by the coding sequence ATGGCAGTGGGTTCGTCGAAGTACCCCAACCTCGGGTTCGATCCGGCTCCGGGCGATCTGGAGACGGTGCGCCTGATGGTGTCCGCGATCGGCCGTGTCAACCGGGAGAGTGGTACGGCGCAGACCCAACTCGGCAAAATCGGCAAGTCCGACGGCATCTGGGCCGGCAAGGCCGCCGAGGTGTTCACGGAGTCCGTCGACAAGATTCCGCCCTATCTCAAGCGGGCCCTCGACTCGGTCGGGTCTGCACACCGTGCGCTGTCCAACTGGGAGACGAGTCTCGACGCGTTCCAGGCACGGGCGCGCAAGCTGGAGGAAGAGGCGGCGGCGGCCGCACGCAAGGTGAGCAGTGCCAAGGGTGACCTCGACGGTGCCTCCGACGACACGTCACAAATGACGGACAAAGAAAAGGAAGAGTACGAGAAGGACAAGAAGGGCAAGGAGCGGGCGTACGACGCGGCGAATGACGAGTTGGAAGCCGTGCGGGGAAGGGCTAGCGCCCTGAACGTGGAGTACATCTCGGCGGCGGACGCGACGGCACGCACGGTCAAGGAGGCGGCGGACGACGCACCGCCCGAGCCCGGCTGGTTCGACGACCTCGTGGACGGTTTCACCGAGTTCCTGACCGATGCCTGGAACGTCCTCAGCGACCCCAACTTCTGGAAGCTGGTCGGGGACATTCTCGCCGACATCGCCATGGTGATCGGTGTGGTCTGCCTGGTCGCCCTCATGCTCGGTACAGGCGTGGGAGCGCTGGGGCTCATCGGTTTCATCGTCGGTGTCGGCGCTCTCGCCGCCCACAGCGCCGCGATGATCGGTGGGGCGGAGGGTGTCACCTGGGAGACTCTGGCCTGGGACGCGCTTGGAGTCGTCGCCGGTGGCGCTTCCCTCGCCGGTGCGAAGCTGGCGCAGGCCGGGCGGGCACTCGTTCAGTCCGGCCGGTCTCTGAGGGCTTCCCAGGGACTCATGGCCACCCTGGGCAGGATCGGCCCGGGGGCCTGGGGGAACATCGCGAAGATCCCCAGTGGCATGGCCGGCTCGCTGCGCGGATTCGCCAGGGCGGGGCAGGGTTGGGTGCACGTCGCCACGGGCAAGGCGCTCGATGTCGTCGGCACGGTGACCGGTGCGGGTTTCGCCATCGGCTCCAACACCAATGACGGCCGGTGGCTGGACGGCGACTGGAACATCTCCGACATACCGGTGGTCGGCCCGGGAGCCGGATTCGCCGCCTACGAGGCGCCGGACAGCGAGCCGAATACGATGGCGCCCGGTCCGCTGGGGCCCCGGTTCGACACCGCCACCACACTCACATCGGCCGGCGAAAGCTTCACCAAGGGCCTGCAGCCCTCCAACTTCGGGACTGCCGCATGA
- a CDS encoding FtsK/SpoIIIE domain-containing protein — protein sequence MRLSLTVVDPIGGASADVVLDADPESSVGDITRELARHVGVADGAQVIPIGGRPGPGGAPQAFVDGYALDPDANIVGSPLREGAVVSLHDPAGCVAGEPTGVVEFRVAGGPAAGVVHRLGVGRYDIGSGPAAHLRIDDPELASRAATLSIAMDGTCDVTLHGIEKKNTGVQEEPQEKWKKRRKGEDKQEETERDPNHPRLDGDDFDGGTWPLGSQLALRNTLLEIDAYSPPNAALKWSEDGAGLDYNRPPRLRPAERETHFRLPTPPRDYEARPLPWLMALFPLVGAVVSVMIFGRWYYMIMALLSPVMLFGNYFMDKKHGRKSHAQQVKEYKETKERIEKDAQDALRLERLERRGTVPDPASVLAFGTGPRTRLWERRRTDADHLLLRVGTGRVPSEVVLDDPEQDDHKRQVTWDIEDSPVALPLRELGVIGVAGPGDSAQALARWAVAQTAVLHSPMDVQFYVLTENQAQPRWDWVRWLPHARPVNGQDVNVMVGTDSETVSARVGELTQLLDARQKALKENNRGGAGPAFSDPDIVVVWDGSRRLRSLPGVVRLLREGPAVAMYAICLDEEERFLPGECQAFVVAEPLRRHDDGVTAQAGGSAQAAGGFPSFQAWHQGAQQAQQAAERAPELRLRVEQTGARRRSGVRPDFVSPAWCARLSRALSPLRDISGETEDSALPSSSRLLDVLQLEPPTHDGVAARWRMGGQSTMAVIGESYDGPFGIDIRRDGPHGLIAGTTGSGKSELLQTIVAALAVANTPENMTFVLVDYKGGSAFKDCVKLPHTVGMVTDLDAHLVERALESLGAELKRREHILAAADAKDIEDYQDLVRRDPSHASVPRLLIVIDEFASMVRDLPDFVTGLVNIAQRGRSLGIHLLLATQRPSGVVSPEIRANTNLRIALRVTDAGESTDVIDAPDAGHIAKSTPGRAYVRLGHASLIPFQSGRVGGRRPGAADPAALAPWAGQLSWEDLGRAGLAKPKSEAREDDEITDLKVLVDAVREANTALGIPAQHSPWLPALDETLLLDDVPEVRGQGALPAAPYGIADLPAEQARRPVVVDFATFGHLLIAGGPRSGRSQVLRTIAGSLARTVSSADVHLYGIDCGNGALNALTRLPHCGAVVGRNQQERVIRFFNRLTGELTRRQDLLAEEGYADIGEQRAAAAEDERLPHIVVFLDRWEGWLPTLGEYNHGDLTDQVMVLMREGASIGLHLVITGDRQLLTGRISSLTEDKYGLRLADRGDFSLLDINARKLPEEIPPGRGYASGTATETQFALLAEDTTGQGQAAALVAIGEAATARDAGLPRSRRPFRVDVLPSRISFADAWDMRDPVASASPLWALVGVGGDELTAFGPDLAQGVPAFVIGGPAKSGRSTVLMNVARSCLAQGVRLVLAAPRPSPLRELEGTDGVLKVFTGRDIDEDEMEELIESASPGQPIVVLVDDAEVHDDCDAEDIFKRIVERGVEEGLAVVIAGDEEEICDGFSGWQVDMKKARRGILLSPQDSSAGELIGIRTNRSMVGGQITPGKGMLHLGSGEHLTVTTPM from the coding sequence GTGCGCCTGAGTCTGACCGTCGTCGACCCGATCGGCGGGGCCAGCGCCGATGTGGTGCTCGACGCCGATCCGGAGTCGTCGGTCGGCGACATCACTCGGGAGCTGGCACGCCATGTCGGTGTTGCCGATGGTGCGCAGGTCATTCCTATCGGCGGGCGTCCCGGCCCCGGCGGCGCACCGCAGGCCTTCGTCGACGGCTACGCCCTCGATCCCGACGCCAACATCGTCGGCTCACCGCTGCGCGAGGGGGCTGTCGTCAGTCTGCACGATCCGGCCGGCTGCGTTGCCGGTGAGCCGACCGGTGTCGTGGAGTTCCGCGTGGCCGGCGGTCCAGCCGCCGGTGTCGTGCACCGGCTGGGCGTGGGCCGGTACGACATCGGCAGCGGGCCTGCCGCGCACCTCCGCATCGACGATCCCGAACTCGCCTCGCGCGCCGCCACCTTGTCCATCGCCATGGACGGCACCTGCGACGTCACCCTTCACGGCATCGAGAAGAAGAACACCGGGGTCCAGGAGGAGCCGCAGGAGAAGTGGAAGAAGAGGCGGAAGGGAGAGGATAAGCAGGAGGAGACGGAGCGCGACCCCAACCACCCCCGGCTCGACGGTGACGACTTCGACGGCGGGACCTGGCCCCTCGGCTCCCAACTCGCCCTCCGCAACACGCTTCTCGAGATCGATGCCTACTCCCCTCCCAACGCCGCCCTGAAGTGGTCGGAGGACGGGGCCGGGCTCGACTACAACCGGCCTCCTCGACTGCGCCCGGCGGAGCGCGAGACGCACTTTCGGCTGCCTACTCCGCCCAGGGACTACGAAGCCCGGCCGCTGCCCTGGCTGATGGCGCTGTTCCCGCTGGTCGGCGCCGTCGTGTCCGTCATGATTTTCGGGCGCTGGTACTACATGATCATGGCGCTGCTGAGCCCGGTCATGCTCTTCGGCAACTACTTCATGGACAAGAAGCACGGGCGCAAGTCCCATGCGCAGCAGGTCAAGGAGTACAAGGAGACCAAGGAGCGGATCGAGAAGGACGCGCAGGACGCGCTGCGGCTGGAGCGGCTCGAGCGGCGCGGCACCGTTCCCGACCCCGCCTCCGTGCTCGCCTTCGGCACCGGGCCCCGTACCCGGTTGTGGGAGAGGCGGCGCACGGATGCCGACCATCTGCTTCTTCGGGTCGGCACCGGGCGGGTGCCGTCCGAGGTCGTGCTCGACGATCCGGAGCAGGACGACCACAAGCGCCAGGTGACCTGGGACATCGAGGACTCGCCCGTCGCGCTGCCGCTGCGGGAGCTGGGCGTCATCGGTGTCGCGGGGCCCGGTGACTCGGCCCAGGCACTGGCGAGGTGGGCCGTGGCGCAGACGGCGGTGCTGCACAGCCCGATGGACGTCCAGTTCTACGTGCTCACCGAGAACCAGGCGCAGCCGCGCTGGGACTGGGTCCGCTGGCTCCCGCACGCCCGCCCGGTGAACGGCCAGGACGTCAACGTGATGGTGGGGACGGACTCCGAGACCGTGAGCGCCCGGGTCGGTGAGCTGACGCAGTTGCTCGACGCCCGGCAGAAGGCGCTGAAGGAGAACAACCGCGGGGGTGCCGGTCCCGCCTTCTCCGACCCGGACATCGTCGTCGTCTGGGACGGGTCGCGTCGGCTGAGGTCGCTGCCGGGTGTCGTGCGGCTCCTGCGGGAAGGGCCGGCGGTCGCCATGTACGCGATCTGCCTGGACGAGGAGGAGCGCTTCCTGCCCGGCGAGTGCCAGGCCTTCGTCGTCGCCGAGCCACTGCGCCGCCACGATGACGGCGTCACCGCTCAGGCCGGCGGTTCCGCGCAGGCCGCCGGCGGCTTTCCCTCCTTCCAGGCCTGGCACCAAGGTGCCCAGCAGGCGCAGCAGGCCGCCGAGCGGGCCCCCGAGCTGCGGCTGCGCGTCGAGCAGACCGGCGCACGGCGCAGGTCCGGGGTACGCCCGGACTTCGTCTCCCCCGCCTGGTGCGCCCGGCTGTCGCGGGCGCTGTCGCCCCTGCGCGACATCAGCGGCGAAACCGAGGACTCCGCCCTCCCGTCCTCGAGCCGGCTCCTCGACGTGCTCCAGCTGGAACCCCCGACGCACGACGGCGTCGCCGCGCGCTGGCGCATGGGCGGTCAGTCCACCATGGCGGTCATCGGTGAGTCGTACGACGGGCCGTTCGGCATCGACATCCGGCGCGACGGCCCGCACGGGCTCATCGCCGGTACGACCGGTTCGGGCAAGTCGGAGCTGCTCCAGACCATCGTGGCCGCGCTCGCCGTCGCCAATACGCCCGAGAACATGACGTTCGTCCTCGTCGACTACAAGGGCGGTTCCGCCTTCAAGGACTGCGTCAAGCTCCCGCACACCGTCGGTATGGTCACCGACCTCGACGCGCACCTCGTCGAACGCGCCCTGGAATCGCTGGGCGCGGAGCTGAAGCGGCGCGAGCACATCCTGGCCGCCGCCGACGCCAAGGACATCGAGGACTACCAGGACCTGGTGCGCCGGGACCCGTCCCACGCTTCCGTGCCCCGGCTGCTCATCGTCATCGACGAGTTCGCGTCCATGGTCCGGGACCTGCCCGACTTCGTGACGGGTCTCGTCAACATCGCCCAGCGAGGCCGCTCGCTCGGCATTCACCTCCTGCTGGCCACACAGCGGCCGAGTGGTGTCGTGTCGCCCGAGATCCGCGCCAACACCAACCTCCGGATCGCGCTGCGCGTGACCGACGCCGGTGAGTCGACCGACGTCATCGACGCTCCCGACGCCGGTCACATCGCCAAGAGCACGCCGGGGCGCGCGTACGTCCGTCTCGGCCACGCCTCCCTCATCCCCTTCCAGTCCGGCCGCGTCGGTGGCCGCCGCCCGGGTGCCGCCGATCCGGCGGCGCTCGCCCCGTGGGCCGGGCAGCTCTCGTGGGAGGACCTGGGACGGGCGGGGCTCGCCAAGCCCAAGTCCGAGGCGCGGGAGGACGACGAGATCACCGATCTGAAGGTCCTGGTGGACGCCGTCCGCGAGGCCAACACCGCCCTCGGCATCCCGGCCCAGCACTCTCCGTGGCTGCCCGCCCTGGACGAGACGCTGCTGCTGGACGACGTTCCGGAGGTGCGCGGCCAAGGGGCGCTGCCGGCTGCTCCGTACGGCATCGCGGACCTGCCCGCCGAACAGGCCCGTCGCCCCGTGGTCGTCGACTTCGCCACCTTCGGGCATCTGCTCATCGCCGGTGGTCCGCGCAGCGGTCGCTCACAGGTGCTGCGTACCATCGCGGGCTCCCTGGCCCGCACCGTGTCGAGCGCTGACGTCCATCTGTACGGCATCGACTGCGGCAACGGCGCCCTGAACGCGCTCACCCGGCTGCCGCACTGCGGCGCGGTCGTCGGCCGCAATCAGCAGGAGCGGGTCATCCGGTTCTTCAACCGGCTCACCGGCGAACTCACCCGGCGACAGGACCTGCTGGCCGAGGAGGGCTACGCCGACATCGGGGAGCAGCGGGCCGCCGCGGCCGAGGACGAGCGGCTGCCCCACATCGTGGTCTTCCTCGACCGCTGGGAGGGCTGGCTGCCCACGCTCGGCGAGTACAACCACGGCGACCTCACCGACCAGGTGATGGTGCTGATGCGCGAGGGCGCCAGCATCGGCCTGCACTTGGTGATCACCGGCGACCGCCAGCTCCTGACCGGGCGGATCTCCTCCCTGACCGAGGACAAGTACGGTCTGCGCCTCGCCGACCGCGGTGACTTCTCGTTGCTGGACATCAACGCGCGCAAGCTTCCCGAGGAGATCCCGCCCGGCCGGGGCTACGCGAGCGGGACGGCGACCGAGACGCAGTTCGCCCTGCTCGCCGAGGACACCACCGGTCAGGGTCAGGCTGCCGCGCTCGTCGCGATCGGCGAGGCGGCGACCGCCCGGGACGCCGGGCTGCCGCGCTCCCGCCGCCCGTTCCGCGTCGACGTGCTGCCCAGCCGGATCTCCTTCGCCGATGCCTGGGACATGCGCGACCCGGTGGCGAGCGCCTCGCCGCTGTGGGCGCTGGTGGGTGTCGGCGGCGACGAGCTCACCGCCTTCGGCCCCGACCTCGCGCAGGGGGTCCCGGCGTTCGTGATCGGCGGGCCCGCGAAGTCCGGGCGCAGCACGGTGCTGATGAACGTCGCGCGCTCCTGCCTCGCCCAGGGCGTACGGCTGGTCCTGGCGGCACCCCGCCCGTCGCCGCTGCGCGAGCTGGAGGGGACGGACGGAGTCCTGAAGGTCTTCACCGGCCGGGACATCGACGAGGACGAGATGGAGGAGCTGATCGAGTCGGCCAGTCCCGGGCAGCCGATCGTCGTCCTGGTCGACGACGCGGAGGTGCACGACGACTGCGACGCCGAGGACATCTTCAAGCGCATCGTCGAACGCGGTGTGGAGGAGGGTCTGGCCGTCGTCATCGCCGGTGACGAGGAGGAGATCTGCGACGGCTTCTCCGGCTGGCAGGTCGACATGAAGAAGGCCCGCCGCGGCATCCTGCTGTCCCCGCAGGACAGCTCCGCGGGTGAGTTGATCGGCATCCGCACGAACCGGAGCATGGTCGGCGGCCAGATCACTCCGGGCAAGGGCATGCTGCACCTCGGCAGCGGGGAACATCTGACGGTGACCACGCCGATGTGA